The genomic segment TGGTGTCAGAATCGCTGAAACCTTTGTGATGATTAGATTTTAGCTTTTAAGTTAAACAACATATATATTGTTTAAGGAAATAATTCTTAGTCTTATGCAAATCTTGTTAGCAAGATAAAGCTGTTATTTAATATTTATTCATAAACTCTGGGCAAGTATTCTTAATATTTCTACATATATTTTGGCATGAGAAGTGCGATCGCTATCTTTAAAGAACCAGAGTATTTGATATTACATCATTTCAAATCTTGCACTAAAAGAGGGTTGAGCGAAGTCGAAACCCGCCAATCTCAAGTTAAATTTAACTTAGTCCTTATACCTATTTAATAATAATGATGAGTAATTTTACATGAGTCATCAAAGCAAAACCTTTCAAACAGTCAATGAAGCTTATCAGTTTCTAGAGGAATTGGGAGCTTTACCAAAACTGATACTTCACGTTAAATTAGTTGGCGAAGCTGCTGATTTGCTCATCTCAAAATTGTATGAATTACAGGTGCAGTTTGATGAAAGTTTTTTGCGGTTGGGTGTAGCGTTTCATGATGCAGGTAAAATTATTCATCCAGAGGAATTGACAGCTAAAGGTATCAATCACGAAGCTGATGGTGAGAATTTACTCATCAAAAATGGAGTTGATTCAACTCTGGCGCGTTGCTGTCGTTCTCATGCTCAATGGCAAACAATGGAATGTTCTTTTGAAGAGATATGTGTTGCCTTAAGCGATACACTTTGGAAAGGCAAGCGTAACAATCAATTAGAAGATTTATTTATGAAGATGTTAGTAAAAAGATGCCATAAAGAGTATTGGGATATTTTTATAGAAATGGATTCTTGTTTTGAAAAAATTGCTTCTGATGGTCATTTAAGACTAGTGCGTAGTCAAGCCGTATAAAAAATAAGAATGTATAGATTCATAATCTTGTGCCTCATTCGTGAAGAACTAGATTCCCGACTTCTTCAAGAAGTCGGGGATCTGCGAGTATTTGATAGTTATTCAGGCAAATTAATCACAGGATTACGGCTAAAGAAACCGCGTGGAAATAACTTGAAACCAACGCGATGAACAGGCATTACAGGCCAATCTTCAGGACGGGGTACGTGTGTCATTCCCATTGTGTACCAAACTACGATGTCTTCATTTGTTAATGATTCATTGTCAGAAATATATTTTGGTAAACCTTCTTTTGGTTGGCTTTGATTGGGATAATTACCACCTGCATAAAGTTCATCTGGTTTATATTTTGTTACCCAAAAATGATGTGTAGCAAATTCGGCGCGTTTGCGAATTTCTGCACCTTCAGTTGGAAAAAATATGGTGTTTCCAGTTGGCATTAACATATATGCAGTTCCCACGCCGAGAGTATTCTTTTTATCGGTGCTGCTAATCATCCATTCTCGGCTATGTTTGGTATCAACATCACGGACGGCAGCTTTTTCTGTGGCTAATGGTGTGTTTTCGACTGCGATCGCATTTCCTATAGGATTTTTACCACTAATTGGTACAGAGTTGACATTCATCTCTGTGACAGAATTTGCCTGTCCGTCTACATCCATATCGAGGCGGTAATTAAAAAAGTGTTGATGATTTACGCCAAAAATATTTTTAGCCAGTAACCGTCCATAGGAATTATCAAAAGATTCTGTTGCTAAATTTGTCCCTTGGGCTAGAACAATTCCGCTTAATTCGTTTTGAACTTCTAAAGTACCGTCTTGGTGAAAAATCCAATTCAGGCTGTAATCATAATTATCAATTGTCGCCGTTATAGTTAACACTAACTCCCGATTGCGGCGGACATCATTACGCTGAGTATCATATCCATAATGTTTCCAGAGAATACCATTATCACGCTCATAAATACCAACAACTCGCGGCATTGTCACAGGTTCGCCTTGTTCGTTGGCAAATATCGCATCTAATAAAACTCCGTTGCTGGGGATATCTTTACCCAACTCCAGCGCATTCGCTAACACACCAAAGTTATATTCACCAACATCAAAAGCATTGCGAAATGACCAAGTAGGATCAGGATCACCATAAGGGACTACCATTTCTGATAGGCTACCACGATATAAAACTCGTCGCAGATTTTCCCCATCTTGGTAATTTACTAAATACAACACTAAACCGTCACGCGGGTGCATTAAATAGCGAAACTTCCAACCTTGCCAACTAATTTCATTTCCATTAATTTGGAAGGTTTTACCATAAGGCTGAAAAAATTTTAACGGTTTTGGTGGTGTGAGTAATTTACCCAAAGATTTTAGATCATAGTCCCACTTTTCTTTAGAGAATGGTACGATGCCTCTATCTATTAGACTGACGACTTTACCTGTATTTAAATTAACTGTCGCTAATACACCTTCAATGGGACTACCGTAATAATTCCAGTTATCGCCTCGATAATAAGATAATCCACGCACCAAGCGATCGCCTGTTGATTCTTCCTGTTTACTTAAGATTCCCGCCGCCCAACAACTAACTTTAACATCATCAAAATCTTTAATTTCCCTTCGTTGCATGGCTTTTTGCCATTTTTCATCAGCTTTAACAATTTGAGATGTTAAGGCACATTCTGTATAACCTAAAGCTGGTTGAGCATTGGCTATTTCTTGCCAAGAATTAAGGGACTGCTGTTTTACGTCAACAATACCTTCGTAGGTTTTGTTTTGTAAACGTTCGTATACTACTAAAAAAGCTTGTCGTTGAACTTCTTGATTGGGTGTAAAATTTAAAACTTCCTGTTTATCCGGTTCTTTTAAAGCCACAATCGAAAAAATAGCCGTGTCGCTTAACGATTTTGCTTTTTTAACTACCTCCACGGCTGTGGTAATTTCTGTTTCTGTTAACGGCGTTAAAGGGTGTAAAATCTGCGGTTGTTGAGCAGAGACTTTACTTATTAGTCCAAAAAATATACTCAGGCAGATAATAATATTAATGGCTAAAACAGCAAACCGCAGTTTCTTCATCATCTGTAACTAGCAAACAAAGAACTTCTATTTATTCATTTCTCAGTATGAACTATATAAATCCGGTTTGATTGCTGGATGTATTTGTGTAGGCGCAGATATTAGTCTTATATAAAACCGATAGATTTTGCGATCGCACTTTTGTTTTAATCCCCTTGTGGGGAATTAGTGTTTAGAAACTCTTTCAGAAAGAGTAAATAAAAACCCGGAGTCATCTAGTTTCAATCCCCGTGAGGGGAATTAGTAGTTAGAAACCTTTGCTACCAACCCAGGTGGAACATGTAACTATGTTTCAATCCCCGTGAGGGGAATTAGTAGAAACTTTCTCATTTAAAGAACAAAGAACAGTATCCGATAGTTTCAATCCCCGTGAGGGGAATTAGTAGTTAGAAACTAGATGAGGATGTATATAAGGATGTTGCATCTGGTAAGGTTTCAATCCCCTTGAGGGGAATTAGTAGTTAGAAACTCAATACCAAGCGCCGCGCTTAAGACCGCAACAGATGTTTCAATCCCCGTGAGGGGAATTAGTAGTTAGAAACGAGTCAAAGTTTGTAGATGAAGAGGAAATCGAGAAGGTTTCAATCCCCGTGAGGGGAATTAGTAGTTAGAAACATACCAATTCTTTTAAATAACTCACCAATACTAAGTTTCAATCCCCGTGAGGGGAATTAGTAGTTAGAAACGGCTTCTTAGAAGAAAGAACAGTTGACAAGGTAAGTTTCAATCCCCGTGAGGGGAATTAGTAGTTAGAAACCCCGCCGCACTGAAACCGATACGGAGCAAGGTTTTTGGGAAGCAATTTGACGAATCTCAAAAAGATGTCAATTTCAGCCGTCATAATTGCGACTAATTCTCAACTTACCAGATATATGAAACGCTGTAATTATTTTGTTGTCAAGGTTCTGGCGATTTTGACGAATCCCCAGGGTTTTTAGCCCCCGCTTTGATTTGTCAACCATCAAGTTAATACAAACATGATACAGTGACCAGTCAGGTTTGTCTAGTACTCATGGTATCTACTTAGTTGACGATGCGGATGAGTTACGCAGAGGGAGAAAAAATCAAGGATTGGGGTAAGGGTGTAGGAGAGGATGTTTTAAAAGCCCTGTTGTTGGTAGCCAAACATTTTAGATCCCCCTAAATCCCCCTTAAAAAGGCTACGGTGTACACACAAGTCTTGAAATCCTAGCCAAAGTTTGGTTTTGTCGTCTAGCTTTCGGTTTTGCGATCGCTCTGGAAGCCTGTCATTGCGTTCGCGTAGCGTCTCGTAGACAAGCAATCGCCAAAATTACGGGATTATGCGATTACTTCGCTCCGTTATCACTGCGCTCGTAATGACAATTCAAGGGGTCTATAACGCAATACAGTTCCGTTAAGGCAAAAACTTAGACTGGTGTAGGTTGGGTGGAGGAACGGAACCCAACATTTTCAAGGCTTTGTTGGGTTACGCTATCGCTACACCCAACCTACTATTCTCTTAACTTTAAAAGAATCTTAGCCCCCCCTTTTTAAGCTACGGTGTACACACAAGTCGAAAATTTGCCGTATGAAACCGCATCCCGCCTTGAACTAAAGTTCCAGGCTCATAGCCAAAGTCCACT from the Aulosira sp. FACHB-615 genome contains:
- a CDS encoding HD domain-containing protein, translated to MSHQSKTFQTVNEAYQFLEELGALPKLILHVKLVGEAADLLISKLYELQVQFDESFLRLGVAFHDAGKIIHPEELTAKGINHEADGENLLIKNGVDSTLARCCRSHAQWQTMECSFEEICVALSDTLWKGKRNNQLEDLFMKMLVKRCHKEYWDIFIEMDSCFEKIASDGHLRLVRSQAV
- a CDS encoding primary-amine oxidase, translated to MMKKLRFAVLAINIIICLSIFFGLISKVSAQQPQILHPLTPLTETEITTAVEVVKKAKSLSDTAIFSIVALKEPDKQEVLNFTPNQEVQRQAFLVVYERLQNKTYEGIVDVKQQSLNSWQEIANAQPALGYTECALTSQIVKADEKWQKAMQRREIKDFDDVKVSCWAAGILSKQEESTGDRLVRGLSYYRGDNWNYYGSPIEGVLATVNLNTGKVVSLIDRGIVPFSKEKWDYDLKSLGKLLTPPKPLKFFQPYGKTFQINGNEISWQGWKFRYLMHPRDGLVLYLVNYQDGENLRRVLYRGSLSEMVVPYGDPDPTWSFRNAFDVGEYNFGVLANALELGKDIPSNGVLLDAIFANEQGEPVTMPRVVGIYERDNGILWKHYGYDTQRNDVRRNRELVLTITATIDNYDYSLNWIFHQDGTLEVQNELSGIVLAQGTNLATESFDNSYGRLLAKNIFGVNHQHFFNYRLDMDVDGQANSVTEMNVNSVPISGKNPIGNAIAVENTPLATEKAAVRDVDTKHSREWMISSTDKKNTLGVGTAYMLMPTGNTIFFPTEGAEIRKRAEFATHHFWVTKYKPDELYAGGNYPNQSQPKEGLPKYISDNESLTNEDIVVWYTMGMTHVPRPEDWPVMPVHRVGFKLFPRGFFSRNPVINLPE